The Streptomyces sp. RKAG293 genome includes a region encoding these proteins:
- a CDS encoding serine/threonine-protein kinase produces the protein MVGPYRIVGRLASGGMGWVYLGRSASGRALAVKVVRPEFASDAEFRLRFAREVEAARAVSGAFTAAVVDADTEGDPPWLATLYVPGPSLAEAVRADGPLAESAVRLMAAGLVEALQAIHAAGVVHRDLKPANVLLAEDGPRVIDFGISLFGAAANTITQVGTVMGTPPFMSPEQFRGEVAKQASDVFSLGAVLAFAATGVAPFGSGVGVMYRIIHERPALDGVPEALRPLLERCLAKSPQDRPGLAELLDEVLPRESAPEAPEPAPAPVPSWPPPAVAEGIRVRTDDLNARNHSRGSVLSVPSCLLLHAQTLLDAGLTDRMVAEAVGRGGF, from the coding sequence CCGCATTGTCGGTCGGCTCGCCTCGGGCGGCATGGGGTGGGTGTACCTCGGCAGGTCTGCGAGCGGCAGGGCGCTGGCCGTCAAAGTGGTGCGTCCCGAGTTCGCCTCCGACGCGGAATTCCGCCTCCGTTTCGCCCGGGAGGTCGAGGCGGCGCGTGCGGTCAGCGGGGCCTTCACCGCGGCCGTCGTCGACGCCGACACCGAGGGCGATCCACCGTGGCTGGCCACACTGTACGTCCCCGGCCCGTCACTCGCCGAGGCGGTGCGGGCGGACGGGCCGCTGGCCGAGTCGGCGGTCCGGCTGATGGCTGCCGGCCTGGTCGAGGCGTTGCAGGCGATCCACGCCGCGGGCGTCGTGCACCGCGATCTCAAGCCCGCCAACGTCCTGCTGGCCGAGGACGGCCCCCGGGTCATCGACTTCGGGATCTCGCTGTTCGGCGCGGCCGCGAACACGATCACCCAGGTGGGAACGGTGATGGGCACCCCGCCGTTCATGTCGCCCGAGCAGTTCAGGGGCGAGGTGGCGAAGCAGGCCAGCGACGTCTTCTCCCTCGGGGCGGTGCTGGCCTTCGCCGCGACCGGGGTCGCACCGTTCGGCTCGGGCGTCGGCGTGATGTACCGGATCATCCATGAGCGGCCCGCGCTGGACGGCGTCCCGGAGGCGCTGCGCCCCCTGCTGGAACGCTGTCTCGCCAAGTCCCCGCAGGACCGGCCGGGCCTTGCCGAGCTGCTGGACGAGGTCCTCCCCCGCGAATCGGCACCGGAAGCACCGGAGCCGGCACCGGCACCCGTCCCCTCGTGGCCGCCGCCCGCCGTCGCCGAGGGCATCCGGGTGCGCACCGACGACCTCAACGCCCGGAACCACAGCCGGGGATCGGTGCTGTCCGTACCCTCCTGCCTGCTGCTCCACGCGCAGACCCTCCTCGATGCCGGGCTGACCGACCGCATGGTGGCAGAGGCGGTGGGCCGTGGCGGATTCTGA